The DNA region tttgtagtttttttattttctaacagCGTGTACTCTGGAACATAGTACACGGTTGTAAAAAACCTACATACTATAAGTGATGCTTCTGTTGTCCTTTTTAATGGTTAATGGTTATGTGATGCTACATGAGTTTTGTGTCCATATAGGGTTAATAGCACTCAGAATTCTACTGAGGATGGGATTGTGATGAAAGAGGAAAATGGCGGCTCAAAACAAGATAAATCAAGCTTGGAATCTGTAGTTCCGCCAAAAACTGATAGCCAACAGATTGAAGAATCTATTTCCCTCATATCTTTTGAAGATGACAGTGCTTCACAAAGTGAGGTAATTAGAGAACCTTCTCCCCCACCTGTTCTAGCAGAGGTACAGGATTTGATTCCAGCCTCAACGCCAGAGACTCAAACAGAAAGTGGGTTGGTAAATGCTTCTGATGATGCTTTAGTATGTTCCGAGGATCCCCTACAGTTGCACATAGTAAGGTCTTTCGACTCTTTCATTCATAGTATTATCCTCAGCGGCTATCTAATTCCTCTTTGAATTACTTTATCTTTATAAGCATCTGTCTTGTTAATGAGCTTTCAGAACTTCAAAAATGATTATTGTGCTTATTCTTGTATCAGCCAACCGAACTGATGAACAGTTTTATGAAGCTAGCAAAGTCAAACACCAATAAGAACTTAGAAACATGCGGTGTCCTTGCAGGTTCCCTCGTAAGTAGTACTTTCGTCTAACTCTTCCCTTGTTTTTTTTGTATCATGTGTTTCCCTATTCTATTTCTgaacaaattaatttttggtAATTACCACAGAAAAACAGGAAATTTTACATCACTGCTCTTATTATTCCAAAGCAAGAATCAACTTCAGATTCGGTAAGCCAGAGTGCTACTTATACATGCACAAATTATTGTAAGCCAGTTTGATACTAAATCATTTTTCTCTCAACCAGTGTCAGACCACAAACGAGGAGGAAATATTTGAAGTGCAGGACAAGCAGTCTCTTTTTCCCCTTGGATGGATTCATGTAAGTTACCTTTGTTTGTGCTTTCTGAGGGGCCTCAAGTTAGTCTACTTCtctatttgattattttaaggttcagtatatattttttatgtccCTGGATTCTAGTTTAGAAGCGGCCTTAGTGTCTTGCTCCTCTAGCTCCGGACACTTAGTGATAGCTTTTAAAAATGGTGCCAGAAACAGTTTGAAGGATACCTTTTTCTCCTTAAAAAATGTTCTCTGTATGCTGTATAAAACTTCTTTATGGCTTCATAGCCTACTTGTAGGATTTGTACGAAATAATTTGAACTTTCCTTTAGTCTTGGTAAATACTgtacattttttatattggacTACATAGAGGAAACATGTGGTGTCTTGGTTTTGTTGAATACGGTTATTTAGAGTGCAAAATATGTCAAATTCAGTTAAGCTCAAGACTCTAATATTCGCTTTGAGGAGTGTTGAACTTCATTTTTTTCTGGGGCAGTATGGAAGCCAAAATTGAGATTTTAACAAAACTTGATTTTTCATGTTTATGACTGATTAGTTTGTCTTACAGTGAAAGAGTCTAAACAATTGTGATGGTTTAAGTGCCTTCTTCGAGGGAAATTTAAAGCTTCAAAACTAGGCAATACCTCAGGTGTCTCAGTGACATAATTCTTCTTACATTTGCATTAGGAAATGCGCCAGATAATGCCATAAAGTACTTTATTTTGTTATGGATGAACTGTCTGATATCTGTTTTGACAACTCCAGCGGCCAACTTTTTTGTGTAGAACTATCTTTTCATGTTTTGTAATGTCCATATATTAATATAGTTAAACATATGACTGTCCTTCTCATGCCTATCAGTCCTAAGCTCTGAATTTCCTTGGATAAtaagtattccctccgtcccaagataagcgaggCGCTTCTTTTTCGCACATGTTTTGGGAAAATGATACTATAAAATAGTtgaagtggagaaaaagtaaagtaagagaaagaattaTGTAGAGAAGACTCTCCTATACATaattctctcctactttactctctctccactctactattttatatcatttttccaaaatgagggcgaaaaagaaacgcctcgcttatcttgggacggagggagtagtagtttaCATCTGTCAGTCAGAAGAAATGATGTCATATTATGCTATTGCGTATGCTCTGatcatttatgaaaaaaaactaGGAGAGTTTCTTGGTCAGCCTTGTGGTCTTACTATGACTTCTCTGCCAAAAGTATATTGGTCATTCAAAACATGTTGTAGTCTTGTGGATTAATATACTGAAAGCTGCTTATTGTTTTGCAGACACATCCTACACAATCTTGTTTCATGTCATCAATTGATGTACATACACACTACTCTTATCAGGTAGGAGCTCTCTTATACCCATAACTGCTCTCATCCTTGTGATGTTCGTTATCTAGAGGAAGAGGGTTAGCATGTCTTTGGGTGGGTGGGGGGATGGATGTTTAGGGTGGTCGGGAAATATTCAGGTAAAATCATATCTACCTTGTTTTTAACTTAAACTCTCATCATATTTTTTCTTGAGTTGGGGGGTTGGAGGATTGAAACTTGTACCCATATCACCCTTAAGATTTCTtatccaaaaaaaattacaatggTTAAATAAAAGTAAGCATTCATTCCATCCTCCAGTGTGCTTTGACTAGCATGCatcattctaaaaaaaatactcccccTCATCCCAGATATATTTACCTGTTCCTCTTTTTGGGTCGTCCAATCCATATATCTTGGCCTCTTTAGAACACATTTATTACTCACaccttttaaaaaaatatattactgAGGGAGTATGGTATTAATATGATTGAAATGTAGGATGTCTGATCATCCattttcccctttttcttgaATGAACGCTTGAACAGATCATGTTGCCAGAAGCCATTGCCATCGTCATGGCACCAAGGGACACTTCAAGGTTATCTTTTATTGAATTTCACTGTATCCTGTTGTTTCTTCGTTAGGATGAGCTGATAATGAAAACTTGATTTACGAAtgcatatatttatttcattgtTCAGGAAGCATGGCATTTTCCGGTTGACTTCAGGTGGCATGACCATCATCAGGCATTGCCCGCGGCGGGGTTTCCATTCCCACGATCCTCCTTCCGATGGTAGCCCGATATACAGACAATGTACAGATGTTTATATGAACCCTAATCTGAAATTTGATGTCATTGATCTACGTTGATTACTCTGGCCTTTAGTGGTGTTTGATATAATGCTAATTCATGATATATCATTGAAGTACATTGTGCTGTGTGTGGATTTTGACTAGCTAaatgtttgtaaaaattgaatTACCATTGCctaagaaattgtttgattgGGTAGCTAAATGTTTGTAAAATTGATCTACGTTGATTGCTCTGGCCTCTTCCAACTCCTTACAGCTGGAAGCCTGTCAAAATTGATAGTCTCGTGAAATTGGTAAAATTTGTGCAATTCATGATGTTTGCAATTAGCTATATTAATCAAATGTTAAGGCTAATGTTCTTACATGAGCTTGATTATGTACTTTCTGCTTCATGAGCTCCTTGTATTAGACAATCATTTTGTGGTAGAGGAAAAGACAAGAAAGAACAGTTCATTTCTGAAATTTTATTATTGAAGACAAATA from Salvia splendens isolate huo1 chromosome 9, SspV2, whole genome shotgun sequence includes:
- the LOC121746587 gene encoding AMSH-like ubiquitin thioesterase 1, with translation MITRSSSGGGFNIAAVTKKIDVDNRISLRYYHRIADNILKQADIFREEKNIIDLYVMLLRFSSLVTETIPCHKEYRTSLQSSKLNLKRKLNTAMTELEELKPAVSEKLQEMQYKHIYQLHKQQKSQQSQTLEPSVEWPLVRPNLNKFSIKQPVTNQYGYQVPKAFSLSKPTGEHLQRVPLSIPRAKEETLSKHSILGPNGLRGQWQGPTHYKVQYPSNLDFTPVQITGVNSTQNSTEDGIVMKEENGGSKQDKSSLESVVPPKTDSQQIEESISLISFEDDSASQSEVIREPSPPPVLAEVQDLIPASTPETQTESGLVNASDDALVCSEDPLQLHIPTELMNSFMKLAKSNTNKNLETCGVLAGSLKNRKFYITALIIPKQESTSDSCQTTNEEEIFEVQDKQSLFPLGWIHTHPTQSCFMSSIDVHTHYSYQIMLPEAIAIVMAPRDTSRKHGIFRLTSGGMTIIRHCPRRGFHSHDPPSDGSPIYRQCTDVYMNPNLKFDVIDLR